In Erigeron canadensis isolate Cc75 chromosome 6, C_canadensis_v1, whole genome shotgun sequence, the following are encoded in one genomic region:
- the LOC122604356 gene encoding uncharacterized protein LOC122604356: MLQLRPVIRQYLWFSAGNRLNTCSWHDNWCEDSPLYCKITSRQITAVGFYIQSKVADLIINNEWILSSDWTRLLPSLPNAPTLTNDEDTIHWRDRNGDKQVFSISVVWDDIRPRHNIVDWCDLVWFNHCIPKHAFILWLVFKERLKTQDMLLQWNVNPNIDLLCPFCKAQSDSQVHLFFDCSYSTQVWNRVVQKTGLPSRPSSWSLIIARTVYSKQDWEV; encoded by the coding sequence ATGTTACAACTAAGGCCTGTGATTCGACAATACTTATGGTTTTCTGCTGGAAATAGGCTTAATACATGTTCTTGGCATGACAATTGGTGTGAGGATAGTCCGTTGTATTGTAAAATCACTTCTAGACAAATTACGGCTGTTGGATTTTATATTCAATCCAAGGTTGCTGATTTGATAATTAATAATGAGTGGATTCTGTCATCTGATTGGACTCGGCTTCTACCTAGCCTTCCTAATGCTCCTACTCTAACAAATGATGAAGACACAATTCATTGGAGGGACCGAAATGGTGATAAACAGGTTTTCTCAATTAGTGTTGTTTGGGATGATATCCGGCCAAGGCATAATATTGTTGATTGGTGCGACCTTGTATGGTTCAACCATTGTATCCCGAAGCACGCTTTTATTCTATGGCTGGTTTTTAAGGAGCGACTCAAAACTCAAGACATGCTGTTACAGTGGAATGTAAACCCGAACATCGATCTTCTATGTCCGTTTTGCAAAGCTCAGTCGGATTCACAGGTGCATTTGTTTTTCGATTGTTCTTATTCTACGCAGGTATGGAATCGAGTGGTACAAAAAACAGGTCTACCATCTCGACCCTCTTCATGGTCTTTAATTATTGCTAGAACGGTTTACTCAAAGCAGGATTGGGAGGTATGA